One window of the Pseudobdellovibrionaceae bacterium genome contains the following:
- a CDS encoding FAD:protein FMN transferase, with amino-acid sequence MASLRLSLVLILLLNSELVQAKGLFLSAESVEATEHGQLLSVSRPAMGTIFTIMTWAKEAQRERSISTINKAFEDLEKYESKISSWRESSDTHRLNTNGYKERIKVGSDLEYLVHKSQFWYQRTNGAFDPGSGHLYKFWSRQNGKLQLPKQEVIDRIRTGGGLAQIDVNQRGILFLQPMVRLDFGGIGKGAAADRIADLLRSSGVSNFVIDAGGDLSVFGRKGNTPWRVGVKDPRRAGTVAVFHGSGSYSLATSGDYERYVEIQGRRFSHIVDPRSGWPVQEIVSATVLADRSVDADALATAVSVLGINEGIKLINERDNTEVLIIDKDGREYLSKGWKRSGYLLQVVGGTP; translated from the coding sequence ATGGCGAGTTTGAGATTGAGTCTAGTCCTTATCCTGCTTTTGAATTCGGAGTTGGTTCAAGCCAAGGGCCTGTTTTTGTCTGCTGAATCCGTGGAGGCCACTGAACACGGGCAGTTGTTGTCTGTATCGCGTCCTGCAATGGGAACGATTTTTACCATAATGACTTGGGCAAAGGAGGCACAAAGGGAGCGATCTATATCCACAATCAACAAAGCCTTTGAAGATCTGGAAAAGTATGAATCGAAGATAAGTAGCTGGCGCGAATCCAGTGACACTCATCGGTTGAACACTAATGGTTACAAAGAGAGAATCAAAGTCGGGTCTGATCTTGAGTATTTAGTTCATAAGAGCCAATTCTGGTATCAGCGCACGAATGGTGCTTTTGATCCGGGCAGTGGTCATCTCTATAAGTTCTGGAGTCGTCAAAATGGGAAATTGCAGCTACCCAAACAAGAGGTCATTGATCGAATAAGGACTGGGGGCGGGCTGGCCCAGATTGACGTAAATCAGCGTGGCATTCTCTTCTTGCAGCCCATGGTTAGACTTGATTTTGGCGGTATCGGGAAAGGAGCGGCTGCCGACAGGATTGCGGATTTATTGAGGTCATCTGGGGTGTCGAATTTTGTCATCGATGCCGGGGGAGACCTATCCGTCTTTGGACGCAAGGGTAACACGCCTTGGAGAGTTGGAGTGAAGGACCCTCGTCGAGCCGGAACCGTGGCCGTATTCCATGGTTCTGGTTCTTACTCTCTGGCAACTTCTGGGGACTACGAACGCTATGTTGAAATCCAGGGAAGGCGCTTCAGTCACATCGTTGACCCGCGGTCAGGGTGGCCGGTTCAAGAGATTGTCAGTGCGACCGTTCTTGCAGATCGATCAGTCGATGCCGATGCCCTGGCCACCGCAGTATCTGTATTGGGCATTAACGAGGGAATAAAGCTCATAAATGAAAGAGACAATACGGAAGTCCTTATTATTGACAAAGATGGTAGAGAGTATCTTTCGAAGGGATGGAAGAGGTCTGGATACCTTTTGCAGGTCGTCGGAGGCACGCCGTGA
- a CDS encoding DUF4080 domain-containing protein: protein MIALCAVNATYQYPSLGIRSLLANMGELAGQTSLMEFSIKRDVEEIVEAILLARPAILGLGVYIWNVEHVTQICSQLRDCAPEIHIVLGGPEVSFEWGQHPICQFVDVVIQGEADLAFASHCRDYLSGRWSPKSGGAQVIPAALPDLSQLRMPYHLYTDSDLRNRHISVEASRGCPFKCQFCLSSLDRNVRSFPIDAFLDQMESLLNRGARNFKFIDRTFNLSPKVCDRILRFFLGHKDRGLFLHFEMVPDRLPSAVRELVAQFPEGSIQFEIGLQTLNEEVAHRIQRHNQWGKVVENFSFLTQKTHVHIHADLIAGLPGEDLKSFADGFDRLLALNPHEIQVGILKRLKGTPIAQHTEEWEMVYSRVAPYQVLRTRTMSFEDLLWISRFAKYWDRIYNRGLYPNVIKMLWELRDQRLHPSSFWQFMDLVRFMHRLHPTTYGLSQLAMVRSIVSYLRDIHRLPEHRVLESVATDYRAKGLRELPRFLRVPRGGA from the coding sequence ATGATTGCTCTCTGCGCGGTAAATGCCACCTACCAATATCCGTCCTTGGGAATACGAAGCCTACTGGCCAATATGGGTGAGTTGGCCGGCCAGACCAGTCTCATGGAGTTTTCCATCAAGCGGGACGTGGAAGAGATTGTGGAGGCTATCCTACTAGCTCGTCCGGCCATCCTTGGCCTTGGTGTCTACATTTGGAATGTGGAGCACGTCACCCAGATCTGCTCACAACTTCGTGATTGTGCACCTGAGATACACATTGTCTTGGGTGGTCCCGAAGTCAGCTTTGAATGGGGGCAGCACCCCATATGCCAATTCGTCGATGTGGTGATTCAAGGGGAGGCTGATTTGGCTTTTGCTAGTCATTGCCGAGATTACCTGTCGGGGAGATGGTCGCCCAAGAGTGGTGGTGCTCAGGTGATTCCTGCAGCCTTGCCTGACCTCTCTCAGTTGAGGATGCCTTATCATCTGTACACTGACTCCGATCTGAGAAATCGGCATATAAGCGTCGAAGCTTCAAGGGGCTGTCCCTTCAAGTGTCAGTTCTGTCTGTCATCTTTGGATCGTAATGTCAGGAGCTTTCCCATTGATGCTTTTTTGGATCAAATGGAGAGTCTGCTCAATCGCGGCGCTAGAAACTTCAAGTTCATCGATCGAACTTTTAACTTGTCGCCGAAAGTATGTGATCGAATTTTGCGATTTTTCCTCGGCCACAAAGATAGAGGGCTCTTTCTCCACTTTGAAATGGTCCCGGACCGCCTACCCAGCGCGGTCAGGGAGTTGGTGGCTCAGTTTCCAGAGGGAAGTATCCAATTTGAGATTGGCCTGCAAACACTGAACGAGGAAGTGGCCCATCGAATACAACGCCATAATCAGTGGGGCAAAGTGGTCGAGAACTTCTCGTTTCTAACCCAAAAGACCCACGTACATATACATGCTGATCTCATCGCGGGCTTACCAGGTGAGGATTTGAAATCATTTGCCGATGGTTTCGACAGGCTGTTGGCTTTGAACCCTCATGAGATCCAAGTAGGAATCTTAAAGCGTCTAAAAGGAACTCCAATCGCTCAACACACTGAAGAATGGGAGATGGTCTACTCTCGGGTTGCACCCTATCAGGTGTTAAGAACGCGAACTATGTCCTTTGAAGATTTGTTGTGGATCAGCCGATTTGCCAAGTACTGGGATCGAATCTATAATAGAGGTCTCTACCCCAACGTGATTAAAATGTTGTGGGAATTGAGAGACCAGCGGCTTCATCCATCTTCATTTTGGCAGTTTATGGACTTGGTTAGATTCATGCATCGGCTGCACCCAACAACCTATGGACTTTCCCAGTTGGCTATGGTTCGTTCCATTGTGTCTTACCTACGGGATATCCATAGGCTTCCTGAGCATAGGGTCCTCGAAAGTGTAGCCACGGACTACCGGGCGAAGGGGTTAAGGGAGCTACCGAGATTTTTAAGAGTGCCTAGAGGGGGTGCGTAA